One window from the genome of Candidatus Zixiibacteriota bacterium encodes:
- a CDS encoding EpsI family protein gives MTNRVIIAAILLAAGGALGDFFRFVGRTPGRPADLEGIPAAAADYQGREEPFDAATYEVLNATSATLRQYAGADGSMAELFVAYFASQRFGAGIHSPRHCLPGGGWQIVRHEAAALEAPGGPARTVNRLLIEFEGRQSLMLYWYQTRSGVVRGEYGLKLDLLRNALAMRPTDAALVRVTVPVAGDEGEAMARAVQFARTIDPYVQQALPF, from the coding sequence GTGACCAACCGGGTGATCATCGCGGCGATCCTGCTGGCGGCGGGCGGCGCGCTCGGGGATTTCTTCCGGTTCGTCGGGCGGACTCCCGGCCGACCGGCCGACCTCGAGGGGATCCCGGCGGCGGCGGCGGACTACCAGGGGCGGGAGGAGCCGTTCGATGCGGCCACCTACGAGGTGCTCAACGCGACCTCGGCGACGCTCCGGCAATACGCGGGCGCCGACGGCAGCATGGCGGAGTTGTTTGTCGCGTACTTTGCCTCCCAGCGGTTCGGCGCGGGGATCCATTCACCGCGGCACTGTTTGCCGGGCGGGGGCTGGCAGATCGTCCGCCACGAGGCGGCGGCGCTGGAGGCGCCGGGCGGGCCGGCCCGGACGGTGAACCGGCTCCTGATCGAGTTCGAGGGGCGCCAGAGCCTGATGCTCTATTGGTACCAGACGCGCTCGGGGGTGGTGCGCGGGGAGTACGGTCTGAAGCTGGATCTGCTGCGCAACGCGCTGGCGATGCGCCCGACGGACGCGGCGCTCGTGCGAGTCACGGTGCCGGTGGCGGGGGACGAGGGGGAGGCGATGGCGCGGGCGGTGCAGTTCGCCCGAACCATCGACCCGTACGTGCAGCAGGCGCTGCCCTTCTAA
- the xrt gene encoding exosortase, translating into MTTATQVRSYVGRKPILGIGLLFVLVFLPVLIDLVTRWWEDSNYSHGFLVPLIAGWVVWRKREEIGGLPAEGSRAGLAVLAAGMLLFVLGNAGVEYFVVAVAMVTVLFGLTLYLFGAEVIRRTWFAFLILLFMIPIPGVIYYSLTFPMQLLASKVSVAAMHALGMTVVRQGNVILLPGQALEVAEACSGMRSLISLMAMGALYGYLSQRRFWAQVLLFALTVPIAVVSNVVRVFVTAAVAYAGGIDPTAEPLHTLFGLSVFVVAFVLLTIAAVVLRRWQR; encoded by the coding sequence ATGACCACTGCGACCCAGGTGCGATCATATGTCGGGCGGAAGCCGATCCTTGGAATCGGCCTGCTGTTCGTGCTCGTCTTTCTCCCGGTGCTGATCGATCTGGTGACGCGCTGGTGGGAGGATTCCAATTACTCGCACGGCTTTCTCGTGCCGTTGATCGCCGGCTGGGTGGTGTGGCGCAAGCGGGAGGAAATCGGGGGACTGCCCGCCGAGGGGAGCCGGGCCGGGCTGGCGGTTCTGGCGGCGGGGATGCTCCTGTTCGTGTTGGGAAACGCGGGCGTCGAGTACTTCGTGGTCGCGGTGGCCATGGTGACGGTGCTGTTCGGGCTGACCCTCTACCTGTTTGGGGCCGAGGTGATCCGGCGGACCTGGTTTGCGTTTCTGATCCTGCTCTTTATGATTCCGATTCCGGGAGTGATCTACTACTCGCTCACGTTCCCGATGCAGCTTCTGGCGAGCAAGGTGTCGGTGGCGGCGATGCACGCCCTGGGGATGACGGTGGTGCGGCAGGGAAATGTCATTCTGCTGCCGGGACAGGCGCTCGAGGTGGCGGAGGCGTGCTCGGGGATGCGGTCGCTGATTTCGCTGATGGCGATGGGGGCGCTCTACGGCTACCTGTCGCAGCGGCGGTTCTGGGCGCAGGTGCTGCTCTTTGCGCTGACCGTGCCGATCGCGGTGGTCAGCAATGTCGTGCGGGTGTTCGTCACCGCGGCGGTCGCCTACGCGGGGGGGATCGATCCGACGGCGGAGCCGCTGCACACGCTGTTCGGGCTGTCGGTGTTCGTGGTGGCGTTCGTGCTGCTCACGATTGCCGCGGTCGTGCTGCGGAGGTGGCAGCGGTGA
- a CDS encoding glycosyltransferase family 2 protein, with protein sequence MRQPVSVIIPTYNRAAMLPRALESVLDQLTAQDEVVVVDDGSVDRTAAVIEEIRAKRGSTNGTIRYLFQDNAGAGAARNRGIREAAHDLVAFVDSDDEWLPGKASMQCALMAARPELVVCFGDFKLRYADGRVIDRGMVRWHQDARTWEERLGAPMNLSELAEWPKEQDVRVYMGDLYAAHMRACYLSAFTMMVRRSRAGAGFYFTEGIRMYEDWGCFGRLTEAGPAGFLDCDLAIQNGHREGRLTDADAFVRAVSRAVVLEEVWGADPEFLRTHGEEYRALLDQQRVVKAAGYLSQGQPAAARAQLAQVRKAPLSYRLLAMLPAPAVRGLLALRRAIRRG encoded by the coding sequence ATGCGGCAACCGGTGTCGGTGATCATCCCCACGTACAATCGGGCGGCCATGCTCCCGCGCGCGCTGGAGAGCGTCCTCGACCAGCTGACTGCGCAGGACGAAGTGGTGGTCGTGGACGACGGCTCGGTCGACCGCACGGCGGCGGTCATCGAGGAGATCCGGGCCAAACGGGGGAGCACCAACGGAACGATCCGCTATCTCTTCCAGGACAACGCGGGAGCGGGAGCGGCCCGAAACCGCGGCATTCGCGAGGCGGCGCACGACCTCGTGGCCTTCGTCGATTCCGACGACGAATGGCTTCCGGGCAAGGCCTCGATGCAGTGCGCGCTGATGGCGGCGCGGCCGGAGCTGGTTGTCTGTTTCGGCGATTTCAAGCTGCGCTATGCCGACGGACGGGTGATCGACCGGGGGATGGTCCGGTGGCACCAGGATGCGCGGACGTGGGAGGAGCGGCTCGGGGCGCCCATGAACCTGTCCGAGCTCGCGGAGTGGCCGAAGGAGCAGGACGTACGGGTGTACATGGGGGACCTGTACGCGGCCCACATGCGGGCGTGCTACCTTTCGGCGTTCACGATGATGGTGCGCAGAAGCCGCGCGGGAGCGGGCTTCTATTTCACCGAGGGGATCAGGATGTACGAGGACTGGGGATGTTTCGGGCGCCTGACAGAGGCGGGGCCGGCGGGATTTCTCGACTGCGACCTGGCGATCCAAAACGGGCACCGGGAAGGGCGATTGACCGATGCCGATGCGTTCGTGCGGGCGGTGAGCCGGGCGGTGGTGCTGGAGGAAGTCTGGGGGGCCGACCCGGAGTTCCTGCGCACCCACGGCGAGGAGTACCGCGCGCTTTTGGACCAGCAGCGGGTGGTGAAGGCGGCGGGATACCTCTCGCAGGGACAACCGGCGGCGGCGCGGGCGCAACTGGCGCAGGTACGAAAGGCACCGCTGTCCTACCGGCTCCTGGCCATGCTCCCGGCACCGGCCGTGCGGGGCCTGCTCGCGCTGCGGCGGGCGATCAGGCGGGGCTGA
- a CDS encoding GNAT family N-acetyltransferase, translated as MTNEVLVSRRPAAPHLEVRVYRDPAELAAIGEAWDELALGAAGRLPMLSYAWVSAHLELRQPAARPWLCLAAFAGQQLAGVLPLEERRLSVLGKTVTALRPPGDAHTRSVDAVVAPGREAEAAEAFYRALEEAVPGWFGLEMPGVEGTSPLIAAAAAGAPARARAAQIPAGLATVRETQGTWDEFFESSSGHFRKHYRQYGRKLAKLGTVEAEFLSGAQAHPEYLERFARLEAAGWKGRAGSAIGADPALTEFYRRLCARLHARRALEWHFLRVGDTYVAGHLAVRTGRTLVLWKIGYDEAYAACSPGFLLIGEMLQRAFADPATDAVNFVTDRTWLDSWRPEKHRYVDLWLYPRRLRSLVGGWWPRQARQRLRETPGVKPLLRALRGKPEPQ; from the coding sequence ATGACGAACGAAGTATTGGTGTCGCGGCGGCCGGCGGCGCCGCACCTGGAAGTGCGGGTTTACCGCGACCCGGCGGAACTGGCGGCGATCGGGGAGGCCTGGGATGAGCTCGCGCTCGGCGCGGCGGGGCGGCTGCCCATGCTGTCCTATGCGTGGGTGTCGGCCCATCTGGAACTGCGCCAGCCGGCGGCGCGCCCCTGGCTGTGCCTGGCGGCCTTTGCCGGCCAACAGCTCGCCGGCGTCCTCCCTCTGGAGGAGCGGCGGCTCTCGGTTCTGGGGAAGACGGTGACGGCGCTCCGGCCGCCGGGAGATGCGCACACGCGCTCGGTGGATGCGGTGGTGGCGCCGGGACGGGAGGCCGAGGCGGCCGAGGCGTTCTACCGCGCACTCGAGGAAGCAGTCCCCGGGTGGTTCGGCCTGGAGATGCCGGGGGTCGAGGGGACGTCGCCCCTGATTGCGGCGGCGGCGGCGGGCGCGCCCGCTCGGGCGCGGGCGGCGCAGATCCCGGCCGGGCTGGCGACGGTGCGGGAGACGCAGGGTACCTGGGACGAGTTCTTCGAGTCGTCCTCGGGGCACTTCCGCAAGCACTATCGGCAGTACGGACGGAAGCTGGCGAAGCTGGGGACGGTCGAGGCGGAGTTTTTGAGCGGTGCGCAGGCGCACCCGGAGTACCTCGAGCGCTTTGCGCGGCTGGAAGCGGCGGGCTGGAAGGGGCGGGCGGGTTCCGCGATCGGGGCGGACCCGGCGCTGACCGAGTTCTACCGGCGCCTCTGCGCACGGCTGCACGCCCGCCGGGCTCTCGAATGGCACTTCCTTCGGGTCGGCGACACCTATGTCGCCGGGCACCTGGCGGTGCGGACCGGGCGGACGCTCGTGCTGTGGAAAATCGGCTACGATGAAGCGTACGCTGCGTGCTCGCCGGGATTTCTGCTGATCGGCGAGATGCTCCAGCGCGCGTTTGCGGATCCGGCGACGGACGCGGTGAATTTCGTGACGGACCGCACCTGGCTTGACAGCTGGCGGCCCGAGAAGCATCGTTACGTGGATCTGTGGCTTTATCCGCGGCGGCTGCGCTCGCTGGTCGGCGGGTGGTGGCCCCGGCAGGCGCGGCAGCGGCTTCGGGAAACACCCGGAGTGAAACCGCTTCTGCGGGCGCTGCGGGGAAAGCCGGAGCCCCAATGA
- a CDS encoding GNAT family N-acetyltransferase, translating into MKETTDPAAPAGTPGVRVAVYRRIEELEPLAAAWDRLVFADTGRLPMSSHAWVASYLAERHPAARRWMCLAAFAGHRLEGVWPIEVEEIRILGRRLPMLRQPWDSHMQSVEAVVRPGRERAVLTALRAALDDAAPAWFGLNFDHLEEGAPLAGEAARALTRTTLLCEGSNYASVVKCTGDWDEYLAGLGRNFRKHLRKEHRRLAEIGEVRTEFLAGPQADPELLRRFARIEAAGWKGKRGTAISSRENLTAFYRALCRRLAERGALEWHFLRAGGHDLAGHFAIRTGKALVIQKIGYDEAFAAYSPGVVLMERALERAFADAATAEVNLVTDRAWHDAWHPEKRPYIQVRMYPRRVRSLVAGAWPHRVRLALRRVRPLRRAVGWWRSRRTGPGAD; encoded by the coding sequence ATGAAGGAAACAACAGACCCGGCTGCACCGGCCGGGACGCCGGGCGTGCGGGTCGCGGTGTACCGGCGGATCGAGGAGCTAGAACCGCTGGCGGCCGCCTGGGACCGCCTCGTGTTCGCCGACACCGGGCGCCTGCCTATGAGTTCGCACGCCTGGGTGGCCTCGTATCTGGCGGAGCGGCATCCGGCCGCCCGCCGCTGGATGTGCCTGGCGGCGTTCGCGGGACACCGTTTGGAGGGAGTGTGGCCGATCGAAGTCGAAGAAATTCGGATCCTGGGGAGGCGCCTGCCGATGCTGCGGCAGCCCTGGGATTCGCACATGCAGTCGGTGGAAGCGGTGGTCCGGCCGGGAAGGGAGCGGGCGGTGCTCACCGCGCTGCGGGCGGCGCTCGATGACGCCGCGCCGGCGTGGTTCGGACTGAATTTCGACCACCTCGAGGAGGGTGCGCCGCTGGCCGGAGAGGCGGCGCGGGCGTTGACCCGGACGACGCTGCTGTGCGAGGGGAGCAACTATGCCTCGGTGGTGAAGTGCACCGGGGACTGGGACGAATACTTGGCAGGGCTGGGGCGGAATTTCCGCAAACACCTCCGCAAGGAGCATCGCCGGCTGGCGGAGATCGGGGAGGTGCGGACGGAATTCCTGGCCGGGCCGCAGGCCGATCCGGAGTTGCTGCGGCGGTTCGCGCGCATAGAGGCGGCCGGATGGAAAGGGAAACGGGGAACGGCAATCTCCTCCCGGGAGAACCTGACCGCGTTCTACCGCGCGCTGTGCCGGCGGCTGGCGGAGCGCGGCGCGCTGGAGTGGCATTTTCTGAGGGCGGGGGGCCACGATCTGGCGGGACATTTCGCGATTCGGACAGGGAAGGCGCTCGTGATTCAGAAGATCGGCTACGATGAAGCTTTCGCCGCGTACTCGCCGGGGGTGGTGCTGATGGAGCGCGCGCTGGAGCGCGCGTTCGCCGACGCGGCGACGGCGGAGGTCAATCTAGTGACCGACCGGGCGTGGCACGACGCCTGGCATCCGGAAAAACGGCCTTACATCCAGGTGCGGATGTACCCGCGGCGGGTGCGGTCGCTGGTCGCGGGAGCGTGGCCGCACCGGGTGCGCCTCGCGCTGCGGCGGGTGCGACCGCTGCGCCGGGCGGTCGGGTGGTGGCGGTCGCGGCGGACGGGGCCCGGAGCGGACTAG
- a CDS encoding GNAT family N-acetyltransferase: MRLEIITSLAAFRDLNGPWNDLLRGHPLDHAFMRHEWFACWLAHFSGSSALCCAVARDRDRLVAAAPMLVSRERIKGLSARVLGFAASTITPRCNVILAPDCAAEEFFAFLLAIPGVDLVVARGLDREAAATAAFTGFLSQTGRAAVSEPGRLSPFITTGGAWGDYFRSLPKSFRQNLRTGANKLGRAGDVSIKKVDTYVEFKHLLPELVNVSARSWKAAEGTDLGSLPQVVAFLDDFSRLGEPAGLWELWVLFLDGRPIAFDYYLCGPQRLSLIRTDFDLAFKDLSPGHNLQQAVLQDLFARPGVWEHDMGGQAYGYKLRWTDKLRPHIDLWTAGSRRWGRVLMFGKSRFLPLIRRPSRRSESETGETA, from the coding sequence ATGCGCCTGGAGATCATCACTTCGCTCGCTGCCTTCCGGGACCTGAACGGCCCGTGGAACGACCTGCTTCGCGGCCACCCGCTCGACCATGCCTTCATGCGCCACGAGTGGTTCGCCTGCTGGCTGGCGCACTTTAGCGGCTCGTCGGCTCTCTGCTGCGCCGTCGCCCGCGACCGCGACCGCCTCGTCGCCGCCGCCCCGATGCTGGTTTCGCGCGAACGCATCAAGGGCCTTTCCGCCCGCGTCCTCGGCTTCGCCGCCTCCACGATCACCCCGCGCTGCAACGTCATCCTTGCTCCCGACTGCGCCGCCGAAGAGTTCTTCGCTTTTCTCCTGGCTATCCCCGGCGTCGATCTCGTCGTTGCCCGCGGGCTGGATCGCGAGGCCGCCGCCACCGCCGCTTTCACCGGGTTTCTCAGCCAAACCGGGCGCGCCGCCGTGAGCGAACCCGGACGCCTCTCCCCGTTCATCACCACCGGCGGCGCGTGGGGGGACTACTTCCGGTCTCTGCCCAAATCTTTCCGCCAGAACCTCCGTACGGGCGCCAACAAACTCGGCCGCGCGGGCGACGTCAGTATAAAGAAAGTCGACACGTACGTCGAATTCAAGCATCTCCTTCCTGAACTTGTCAACGTCTCCGCCCGCAGCTGGAAAGCCGCCGAGGGCACCGATCTCGGTTCGCTGCCGCAGGTGGTGGCTTTTCTCGATGACTTCAGCCGCCTGGGCGAACCGGCCGGGTTGTGGGAGCTCTGGGTGCTTTTTCTCGATGGCCGCCCCATTGCCTTCGACTACTACCTCTGCGGCCCGCAGCGCCTCTCGCTGATTCGCACCGATTTCGACCTCGCCTTCAAGGATCTGAGCCCCGGCCACAATCTCCAGCAGGCGGTGCTGCAGGACTTGTTTGCCCGCCCGGGGGTATGGGAGCACGACATGGGCGGCCAGGCGTACGGGTACAAGCTCCGGTGGACCGACAAGTTGCGCCCGCACATAGACTTATGGACCGCCGGCTCCCGCCGCTGGGGTCGCGTGCTGATGTTCGGTAAAAGCCGCTTCCTCCCCCTCATACGCCGCCCTTCCCGCCGCTCGGAGAGCGAGACCGGGGAGACCGCTTGA
- a CDS encoding acyltransferase — MYNLLRRLVFAAALVATAPLIFITWLEGVVTSRRSEKLYGSCKELLASVPTFFGEYFRGAFYWAVCAHVETGVVFLYGSMVAHRDTTVRRGAIIGCHSIVGYADIGPDVMLAARVSILSGKYQHGRPGELRGAGVEGSYSRVTIGERSWIGEGALVLANVGKNCTVGAGSVIYKDVPDDATVLGNPARKVNLE; from the coding sequence GTGTACAATCTCCTCCGTCGCCTGGTGTTCGCCGCCGCGCTCGTCGCGACCGCGCCCCTCATTTTCATCACCTGGCTGGAGGGCGTCGTCACCTCGCGGCGGAGCGAGAAGCTCTACGGCTCGTGCAAAGAGCTGCTCGCCTCGGTCCCCACCTTCTTCGGCGAGTACTTCCGCGGCGCATTCTACTGGGCGGTCTGCGCCCACGTCGAGACCGGCGTCGTGTTCCTCTACGGGAGCATGGTCGCCCACCGCGACACGACGGTGCGTAGGGGCGCGATCATCGGCTGCCACTCGATCGTCGGCTACGCCGACATCGGACCCGACGTCATGCTCGCCGCCCGCGTCTCGATCCTCTCGGGCAAGTACCAGCACGGCCGACCCGGCGAACTCCGCGGCGCCGGCGTCGAGGGCAGCTACAGCCGGGTCACGATCGGCGAGCGTTCCTGGATCGGCGAGGGCGCCCTCGTCCTCGCCAACGTCGGCAAAAACTGCACCGTCGGCGCCGGCAGCGTCATCTACAAGGACGTTCCCGACGACGCCACCGTCCTGGGCAACCCGGCCCGGAAGGTCAACCTGGAATAA
- a CDS encoding polysaccharide deacetylase family protein, with translation MKRLARTLAAFAAHRLRFADLPYALHRLVRGQYVVAAFVYHRIVDSRATASFYTDYERGLDTGIFSRHLDVLTRHFHMVDLDTFLAIVSGRRPAETHSALLTFDDADAGFIDYALPELRRRDIPAAIMAPVQLIGTADQFWHVRVSNAIRHADDRHWDEIVRRAGEWPAPVAAVVRRYSALPPPARRRPLARAVNLALDQVHHDDIDRLLAAWQRLIAPAAPVPVYCMDWEALRYLERHRIAIESHTLSHRKLPYLSDEEIACELSQSKLTLEEKLGKRVRAVAYPQGRYERRIGDAARAAGYEAGFTTVRLPCRYPLAPENMFALPRLDLGGETYRELEFHLAKAGTRWIRQTP, from the coding sequence ATGAAACGCCTTGCCCGCACTCTGGCCGCCTTCGCCGCCCACCGACTGCGGTTCGCCGACCTGCCCTATGCCCTCCACCGCCTCGTGCGCGGGCAGTATGTCGTGGCGGCCTTCGTCTACCACCGCATCGTTGACTCACGGGCCACCGCCTCATTCTATACCGACTACGAACGCGGCCTGGACACCGGGATATTTTCGCGGCACCTCGACGTTCTCACGCGCCACTTCCACATGGTCGACCTCGACACCTTTCTCGCCATCGTCAGCGGCCGCCGCCCCGCGGAAACCCATTCGGCGCTTCTCACTTTCGATGACGCCGATGCCGGCTTCATCGACTACGCCCTTCCCGAACTGCGGCGCCGCGATATTCCCGCCGCGATTATGGCGCCGGTGCAGCTGATCGGCACGGCCGACCAGTTCTGGCACGTCCGCGTCTCCAATGCCATCCGCCACGCCGACGACCGCCACTGGGACGAAATCGTCCGCCGGGCGGGCGAATGGCCCGCCCCCGTAGCCGCCGTCGTCCGCCGGTACTCCGCCCTCCCCCCGCCCGCGCGGCGGCGGCCCCTCGCCCGCGCCGTCAACCTCGCCCTCGACCAGGTCCACCACGACGACATCGACCGCCTCCTGGCCGCGTGGCAGCGCCTCATCGCTCCCGCCGCCCCGGTCCCCGTGTACTGCATGGACTGGGAGGCTCTCCGCTACCTCGAACGCCATCGCATCGCCATCGAGTCCCATACCCTCAGCCACCGCAAGCTGCCCTACCTTTCCGACGAAGAAATTGCGTGCGAACTCAGTCAGTCCAAGCTAACTTTGGAGGAAAAACTCGGCAAGCGGGTGCGCGCGGTGGCCTACCCGCAGGGACGGTACGAGCGGCGCATCGGCGACGCGGCCCGGGCCGCCGGCTACGAGGCCGGCTTCACGACCGTCCGCCTGCCCTGCCGGTATCCGCTGGCCCCCGAGAACATGTTCGCCCTCCCGCGCCTGGACCTGGGCGGTGAAACGTACCGCGAGCTGGAGTTTCACCTTGCCAAGGCCGGGACGCGGTGGATCAGGCAGACCCCATGA
- a CDS encoding flippase, with amino-acid sequence MTIDPKQRLLRNVTSNWVQMAIYTVIALVMTPFVVHALGKDVYGIWALIFSIIHYTNFFDVGFKQSLARYLPKYYATQDYEKLNEVINSSSVIYAVSGTLVLITAAIIAAFFVDYFAVSEDLLPLMRIALIIMGVNQAMYFYLMASTALGPFHRYDLLNAIEIGRTLVGAACTIVLLMQGYGLIALALVTLLTNFGSLLLKRFFQHRIVPQIEYNRKYVNRQRIRELFNYGLVSFLIVMAWIVIFSTDNIVVGMFISTQAVAYFNIAGTIINNLRSIVASIGTPLVPVISHLDATSDLAEIAALHRKTVRYLYYISTLIGVGVFFFGRQFVGLWMGPGFDTTVTILFILIAPACIYLPQMITNSVLLGIGRHPTLLYILGVEALANIGLSLALVHVWGVYGVALGTAIPQVVIYSFVYPYVFHRTIRARLSDFYRDSGLSIATALLFTLPVAWAVSYLPLPGWVGFLAQISAVTAVSLAGFAWRILDDADRRRFLGRFFRSRAAGPQPPEKKTAPGR; translated from the coding sequence ATGACGATCGACCCCAAGCAGCGGCTCCTCCGCAACGTCACGTCCAACTGGGTGCAGATGGCGATCTACACCGTCATCGCCCTGGTCATGACCCCCTTTGTCGTCCACGCGCTCGGGAAAGACGTCTACGGCATCTGGGCCCTCATCTTCTCGATCATCCACTACACCAATTTCTTCGACGTCGGCTTCAAACAGAGCCTCGCCCGCTACCTCCCCAAGTACTACGCCACCCAGGATTACGAGAAACTCAACGAGGTGATCAACTCCAGCAGTGTCATTTACGCGGTCTCGGGCACGCTCGTGCTCATCACCGCCGCCATTATCGCCGCCTTCTTCGTCGACTATTTCGCGGTGAGCGAGGATCTCCTCCCGCTCATGCGCATCGCCCTCATCATCATGGGCGTCAACCAGGCGATGTACTTTTACCTCATGGCGAGCACCGCGCTCGGCCCCTTTCACCGCTATGACCTGCTCAACGCCATCGAAATCGGCCGCACCCTCGTCGGCGCCGCCTGCACGATCGTCCTCCTCATGCAGGGCTACGGCCTCATCGCCCTTGCCCTGGTCACCCTGCTGACCAACTTCGGCTCCCTCCTGCTCAAACGCTTCTTCCAGCACCGCATCGTCCCCCAGATCGAGTACAACCGGAAATACGTGAACCGCCAGCGCATCAGGGAGCTGTTCAACTACGGCCTCGTCAGTTTCCTCATCGTCATGGCCTGGATCGTCATCTTCTCCACCGACAACATCGTGGTCGGCATGTTCATCTCCACCCAGGCGGTCGCCTACTTCAACATCGCCGGCACCATCATCAACAACCTCCGCTCCATCGTGGCCTCGATCGGCACCCCTTTGGTCCCGGTGATCAGCCACCTCGACGCCACCAGCGACCTGGCCGAGATCGCCGCCCTCCACCGCAAGACCGTGCGCTACCTCTACTACATCTCCACTCTCATCGGCGTGGGAGTGTTCTTCTTCGGGCGCCAGTTCGTCGGGTTGTGGATGGGCCCCGGCTTCGACACCACCGTCACCATCCTCTTCATCCTCATCGCCCCGGCCTGCATCTATCTGCCGCAGATGATCACCAACTCGGTGCTCCTCGGCATCGGCCGTCACCCCACGCTGCTGTACATCCTGGGGGTCGAGGCCCTCGCCAACATCGGTCTGAGCCTCGCCCTCGTCCACGTGTGGGGGGTCTACGGCGTCGCGCTCGGCACGGCCATTCCACAGGTCGTCATCTACTCCTTCGTCTACCCGTACGTCTTCCACCGCACTATCCGCGCCCGGCTCTCGGACTTCTACCGCGACAGCGGCCTTTCCATCGCCACTGCCCTCCTGTTCACGCTGCCGGTCGCCTGGGCGGTGTCCTACCTGCCGCTGCCCGGCTGGGTGGGATTTTTGGCGCAGATTTCGGCTGTCACCGCCGTCTCGCTGGCCGGCTTCGCCTGGCGGATCCTTGATGACGCTGACCGCCGCCGCTTCCTCGGCCGGTTTTTCCGCTCGCGGGCGGCTGGACCTCAACCGCCGGAGAAAAAGACCGCCCCGGGCCGCTGA
- a CDS encoding phenylacetate--CoA ligase family protein, with amino-acid sequence MGLYNLFHSTLFRLKDLRDRTGVYRLAARLRREQFLPRPDLDDLRRRRLLDLLAHARLHSPYYRDLLAGLEPDLERIAPHEILSRIPLLTREIVQEEGSRLLCPGIPGSYPDSSGGSTGRPVNFHHDLTYLNWGRAHELFFLSWMGVRPGDRTAVFWGADRDLKEESLYTRLMLRLNRVRQLNSFAMSEAQIDAFLKQLNAFRPRYIYGYASSLYHVATFIARGRPLGFRPLAIRSSAEMLYPVQRAAIEQAFDAPVHNFYGSREVNNIAAECAAHDGLHIFASARMVEIVDDRGRLLPPGEVGHIAVTDLTNRAFPFIRYLNGDLAALKSGLCPCGRTYPRLEKIAGRSSDIITVEGRHIHGEYFTHLFYGRPEVKAFQLIQETEYDFRLLLVPRTRDLDTAFFRDRIRDKLGPRVRLEIALVDDIPPTAGGKHRFTVSKVPPRKDGL; translated from the coding sequence ATGGGACTGTACAACCTCTTCCACAGCACCCTCTTCCGGCTGAAAGACCTCCGCGATCGCACCGGCGTGTACCGCCTGGCGGCCCGGCTGCGCCGCGAGCAGTTCCTCCCTCGACCGGACCTCGACGATCTCCGCCGCCGCCGGCTCCTCGACCTGCTGGCGCACGCCCGTCTCCATTCCCCCTACTACCGCGACCTCCTCGCCGGCCTCGAACCCGATCTGGAGCGAATTGCCCCGCACGAAATCCTCTCGCGGATCCCTCTGCTCACCCGCGAGATTGTTCAGGAGGAGGGCTCCCGCCTCCTCTGCCCCGGCATCCCGGGCTCCTACCCGGATTCCTCTGGCGGCTCCACCGGCCGGCCGGTCAATTTCCACCACGACCTGACCTACCTCAACTGGGGCCGCGCCCATGAGCTGTTCTTTCTCTCGTGGATGGGGGTCCGCCCCGGCGACCGCACGGCCGTCTTCTGGGGCGCCGACCGCGACCTCAAGGAGGAGTCCCTGTACACGCGTCTCATGCTCCGCCTCAACCGTGTTCGCCAGCTCAACTCCTTTGCGATGTCCGAGGCCCAGATCGACGCCTTTCTCAAACAGCTCAACGCTTTCCGACCGCGCTACATCTACGGCTACGCCTCCTCCCTGTACCACGTCGCCACTTTCATCGCCCGGGGCCGCCCCCTCGGCTTCCGCCCCCTCGCCATCCGGTCTTCCGCGGAAATGCTCTACCCCGTCCAGCGCGCCGCCATCGAGCAGGCGTTTGACGCCCCCGTGCACAATTTCTACGGCTCGCGCGAGGTCAACAACATCGCAGCCGAATGCGCCGCCCACGACGGTCTGCACATCTTCGCCTCGGCCCGCATGGTCGAGATTGTCGACGACCGCGGTCGCCTCCTGCCCCCCGGCGAGGTCGGCCACATCGCGGTCACCGATCTGACCAACCGCGCGTTCCCCTTCATCCGCTACCTCAACGGCGATCTGGCGGCCCTGAAATCAGGCCTCTGCCCCTGCGGGCGCACCTACCCCCGGTTGGAGAAGATCGCCGGCCGAAGCTCCGACATCATTACAGTTGAGGGCCGCCATATCCATGGCGAGTACTTCACCCATCTCTTTTATGGCCGCCCTGAAGTCAAAGCCTTTCAATTGATTCAGGAAACGGAATACGACTTTCGACTCCTCCTGGTCCCGCGCACTCGGGACCTCGACACCGCCTTCTTCCGCGACCGCATCCGCGACAAGCTCGGTCCCCGCGTCCGGCTTGAAATCGCTCTCGTCGACGATATCCCCCCGACCGCGGGCGGCAAGCACCGCTTCACCGTCTCCAAAGTCCCGCCCCGCAAGGACGGTCTTTGA